The genomic window CCTCGTGATATGTTTCCCAGGTAATGATCGTAATTTCCGATGCTGCACGCGCATCGCGAATGAAGGCGGGCGCTGCGAGCGCTGCCGTTCCTGCCGCAGCCGCCGCCAGAAAGCCACGCCGCCCTATTTTCAAATCCGTAAAATTCTCCATCACTTCCCTCTTTCGGTTCCCTGATTATTGCCGGCGCCATGGAGCGCCGGGCTGAAGGCGAGCTGCCGAGCACGTCTTCAGATCCTGCCTCCGCACGACCTTCGGAAAAGCGGCTCTTGCGTTTCGCTTTCGCATACTACACATCGCCTGCGCAACAGATTTCTGACGAGCTCGTCGAAAATCTCGCGCACAGCGGCGTGCGAACCTCCGGCAGGTCGCGCAACTGAAGTCCGATTGCAGTGGTAGTTTCGAAATGACGGCGATAAGCCCATCCTCCCTCTCCTCCAAAGGCCAGCCCGCGGCAGAGGAAGCCCCAGGACACCGCGTTCTGAGTCTGCAGGAAATCCAAGCCCTGGCCACGCGCATCCTCGTCAGACACGGGCTCACGGAACCGCATGCCGATGCGCTGGCAGACGTCATCACCGCCGCTGAACGTGACGAATGCGCGTCACATGGCACTTATCGCCTCGCCGGGCTGGTGCGGACCATCGCCGCCGGCAAGGTCAATGTTGCTGCCAAGCCGAAAATCCAATCAGATCAATCCGCCATCGTCAGGGTCGATGCCGATATGGGCTTCTCCTCGCTTGCCTTCACGATGGGGATCGACGCCTTGACGGAAAGAGCTCGGAGCCACGGCGTTGCCGCCATGGCGATCAATCGCTGCTTTCATTTCACCGCACTCTGGCCGGAGGTCGAGGCTCTCGCCGAGCGGGGCCTCGTATCGCTCGCCATGACGCCGAGCCACAGTTGGGTCGCGCCAAACGGCGGCCGGACGCCGCTGTTCGGCACCAATCCACTCGCCTTCGGCTGGCCTCGGCCGGGACACCTGCCCTACATCTTCGACTTCGCGACCAGCGTCGTCGCGCGCGGCGAGATCGAACTTCATCGCCAGCGCAATCAGCCGATTCCCTATGGCTGGGCTCTCGATCGGCAGGGAAATCCGACCAACGACCCGATTGAGGCCATGGCCGGCGCGCAGATGACATTCGGCGGCCACAAGGGTTCAGCGCTTTCAACCATGATCGAGCTTCTCGCAGGCCCGCTGGTCGGAGATATGACAAGCCCGCAATCCCAGGCTTTCGATGATGGCGACGGCGGCGCCCCCTGCCATGGTGAACTGATCATCGCACTGTCGCCCGACATGTTCATGGGCACGGAACGCGACAGGCATTTCAAAAGCGCCGAACGGCTGCTTGAGGCGATTCCAGCTCAGGGCGCCCGACTACCCTCGTCACGGCGCTTCGCCGCCAGGGCGCGCACAACGCGCGACGGAGTCCGCATCTCCGGCACCCAATATGACATTCTGATGCAACTGCTTGCGCAAGACGCAGCCGCCAATCTTAAGGAAAGACCATGAAAATCACCGGGGTGGACATCTACAAGTATACCGTCGGCTATGCCCACGGAACATACGTCATGTCTGGAGACCGTGTCGCGGCCACGGAAGACGGCACGGTCATCCGCATCCGCACCGACCAGGGTCTCGAAGGCTGGGGCGAGATCACGACACTCGGCAAGATCTACCTGCCGACCTTTCCAGATGGCATTCGGATCGCGCTGAAGGACCTCTCGGAGGCGCTGATCGGTACAGATCCAACCAATATCGGAATGGTCAACCGCATCATGGCCGGCACGTTGATGGGGCAGGAATTCGCCAAGAGCCCGATCGACATCGCTTGCTGGGATATTCTTGGCAAATCGCTCGGCCGGCCGATCTCGGCGCTGATCGGCGGCGTACTCAACGACCGCTTTCCAATCTACGAGGCAGTGCCGCTGGCCGCGCCTGAATCCATGGGCGAGTTCATTCGCGAACGGCGGGCCGCCGGCATCAATCGCTTCCAGCTCAAGGTCGGCAACAACCCCATGGATGATATTGCGCGGACCCGCGCCAGCGTGGAAGCTGGCGATTCCGAGACGATCATCGTGGCCGATTCCAACGGCGGCTGGTCGCTTGCGTCAGCGAAGCTCGCACTCCAAGGCATGGCCGGCCTCGCAGTCTATGTCGAGCAACCCTGCCGCTCGACGGCCGATTGCATCCTCGCGCATCGTGGATCAGCGCTTCCACTCGTTCTCGACGAGTCGATCGTCAACCACGACGAAATCTATCGCGCCAAGTATGAGGCCAACGCTGTATCGGTGAACCTCAAATTCGGCAAGCTTGGCGGCCTCACTAACACGATCAAAGCCCGCGACCTGCTACAGGAACTGAACATGGCGGTCTCGGTGGAGGACATGTGGGGCGGCGACATCATCACGGCCGCGACCAGCCATGTGGCGGCAACGACCCGGCCGGAATCGCTGCTGATGACTCCGTTCTTCAACGACTGGACGGACGGCCACGTTGCCAGCTATCTTCCACGCTCGTCAAACGGCTTCGGCTCCGCGCCGACCGGTCCCGGTCTCGGTATCGAGGTGGAGGTCGACAAGCTCGAACATCTGTTCACGGTGGGCCGCGCCTGAGAGCGAAAACCGGCCGACGCCGCCTGCGACGTCGGCCCCTTTTACTGTTCACCCACAGTTGCTTCTGTTGCGTCAGTCTGGTCGAGATGGAGAAGCGCCATTAGGCCAACCCGGATACGATCGATATGCATGCGCATGAAATCGGCCGCCTCTGCAAAACGCCGTTCCCGGCAGAGCCTTACGAGTTCCTTGTGTTCGCGGACGGCCCGCGCCCGATCGCCAGTAATGTTGGAGAGCTGAATTCGCGTGTGCCGGTCGCATTCGCCGAGGAGGTTCTGGACTGTACTGGTTATACGTGGGCTCCGCGCATGGGTATAAAGCAGCATGTGGAATTCGGAGTTCAGATCGTTCCAGCGGTCGATATCCAGCTTATCGATCGACGTTTCGTAACGGTCAAGGATTTTATCTAGCTTCTCGAAATCCGCGGGTGCGAGATGCGGCGCCGACCTTTCGAGTAAAAACGGCTCGAAAAGGATGCGCATGTTGAAGAGTTCTTCGACCTCCTCTGCACTTAGCTCTACGACCACGGCGCCGCGATGGGGCTGGATGCGCACGATCCCCTCGCTTTCGAGCAAGAGCAGGGCCTCGCGGATGGGTATGCGACTGATTCCGAATTCCTGCGCCAATTCCTCCTGACGCAACTGACGCCCCGGCGGAAAAACGCCCTCAAGGATCCGGCTTCGGATTTCCTCGGCAGCTGCGGTCGACATCGTCTTGTGCTTCAAGCTCTTGCTAACAGTCGCCACGCGGCATTCCTGCTTCACGCAGGTGCACATTTTATACAATGTGCAGAGCCAAATGCAAAGAGATGGCGACAACCGGCATGAGATCCAACTTCGCCCCAGTTTCGGGAAAGTCCTGAGTGTCAACCGGCGCCGAATATTGACCCTTAACAGGGCGCAAGCGCGTGGCCGCAAACGAGCCCTGGGAACACGAGCGCCGATGGCAATCCCGCAGGG from Shinella zoogloeoides includes these protein-coding regions:
- a CDS encoding GntR family transcriptional regulator; its protein translation is MATVSKSLKHKTMSTAAAEEIRSRILEGVFPPGRQLRQEELAQEFGISRIPIREALLLLESEGIVRIQPHRGAVVVELSAEEVEELFNMRILFEPFLLERSAPHLAPADFEKLDKILDRYETSIDKLDIDRWNDLNSEFHMLLYTHARSPRITSTVQNLLGECDRHTRIQLSNITGDRARAVREHKELVRLCRERRFAEAADFMRMHIDRIRVGLMALLHLDQTDATEATVGEQ
- a CDS encoding Ldh family oxidoreductase; translated protein: MTAISPSSLSSKGQPAAEEAPGHRVLSLQEIQALATRILVRHGLTEPHADALADVITAAERDECASHGTYRLAGLVRTIAAGKVNVAAKPKIQSDQSAIVRVDADMGFSSLAFTMGIDALTERARSHGVAAMAINRCFHFTALWPEVEALAERGLVSLAMTPSHSWVAPNGGRTPLFGTNPLAFGWPRPGHLPYIFDFATSVVARGEIELHRQRNQPIPYGWALDRQGNPTNDPIEAMAGAQMTFGGHKGSALSTMIELLAGPLVGDMTSPQSQAFDDGDGGAPCHGELIIALSPDMFMGTERDRHFKSAERLLEAIPAQGARLPSSRRFAARARTTRDGVRISGTQYDILMQLLAQDAAANLKERP
- a CDS encoding mandelate racemase/muconate lactonizing enzyme family protein translates to MKITGVDIYKYTVGYAHGTYVMSGDRVAATEDGTVIRIRTDQGLEGWGEITTLGKIYLPTFPDGIRIALKDLSEALIGTDPTNIGMVNRIMAGTLMGQEFAKSPIDIACWDILGKSLGRPISALIGGVLNDRFPIYEAVPLAAPESMGEFIRERRAAGINRFQLKVGNNPMDDIARTRASVEAGDSETIIVADSNGGWSLASAKLALQGMAGLAVYVEQPCRSTADCILAHRGSALPLVLDESIVNHDEIYRAKYEANAVSVNLKFGKLGGLTNTIKARDLLQELNMAVSVEDMWGGDIITAATSHVAATTRPESLLMTPFFNDWTDGHVASYLPRSSNGFGSAPTGPGLGIEVEVDKLEHLFTVGRA